One Euphorbia lathyris chromosome 1, ddEupLath1.1, whole genome shotgun sequence DNA segment encodes these proteins:
- the LOC136203310 gene encoding DEAD-box ATP-dependent RNA helicase 50 isoform X1, which yields MLAIGAPPHPLISLRSQIISSHTHSQGRSHICFLLDFDLINGKSFLLELDSKRRKRALVTAVRSWSRSDTPVEPVSELINDDDDDDDDKDYDANTDVGPPNQNDKDATTGISSTVTITSTGSQTPHSRGSAGSFTKLKAQKLKVLMHRALTRKKFPKDAYRPAVEDESFDSSISSDTEPEFSQKEKTLPTFVSERIISAASPTQDCGEPTETRTGKHMKSYNPDVEHGEYDMSDHDIKPDKSQRFVSRRAGSDSSAPAASSHLRGWGNVGSVDSFRPKSKYSPRQQKNSAENGFFSRKSFRDLGCSEFMVQSLKGLGLLRPAVIQAMAFTPVNEGKSCIIADQSGSGKTMAYLIPVIQRLRIEELEGLGKSFSQSPQVLVMVPTAELASQVLNNCRSLSKFGTPFRSMAATGGFSQRTQLENLEQGTDVLIVTPGRFTFLVKEGLLNLSNLKCIVLDEVDILFKDEEFEAAFQSLMNSSPFEAQYLFVTATLPVPVYNKLIEIFPDCEVVMGPGMHRTSDRLEEVIVDCSGEIGADRTPDTAFANKKYALLQLVEQSPVSKTIVFCNKIETCRKVENALKRFDRKGNRVRVLPFHSALAQEARVANMKDFMQFQPGECSSFLVCTDRASRGIDFSGVNHVVLFDFPRDPSEYVRRVGRTARGALGKGKAFILVVGKQVSLAQKIVDRNQKGHPLHDVPSAYEFMS from the exons ATGCTGGCAATAGGTGCCCCTCCTCATCCTCTAATAAGCTTGAGGTCTCAAATCATCAGCTCCCATACCCACAGCCAGGGCCGCAGCCACATATGCTTTCTgttggattttgatttgataaacgGGAAAAGCTTTCTATTAGAGTTAGATTCGAAAAGGAGGAAAAGGGCTTTGGTTACGGCTGTTCGAAGTTGGTCCCGTTCAGACACTCCGGTTGAACCTGTTtctgagctcattaatgatgatgatgatgatgatgatgataaagATTATGACGCCAATACTGACGTTGGTCCACCTAACCAGAATGACAAAGATGCTACTACAG GCATTTCAAGTACAGTTACTATTACAAGCACTGGTTCACAAACACCACATTCTAGGGGCTCGGCTGGAAGTTTCACGAAACTGAAAGCACAGAAATTGAAAGTTCTCATGCATAGAGCATTGACGAGGAAAAAGTTTCCGAAAGATGCATATAGACCAGCCGTGGAAGATGAATCTTTTGATAGTTCTATCAGTTCAGATACTGAACCAGAGTTTTCTCAAAAAGAAAAGACTTTGCCTACCTTTGTATCTGAGCGAATAATTTCAGCAGCTTCACCAACACAAGATTGCGGAGAGCCAACAGAAACCAGGACAGGAAAGCACATGAAGAGTTACAATCCGGATGTAGAACATGGAGAATATGACATGTCAGATCATGATATTAAGCCAGATAAGTCTCAAAGATTTGTTTCCAGAAGGGCTGGATCAGACTCTTCAGCTCCTGCTGCCTCTTCCCACTTAAGAGGATGGGGTAATGTTGGCTCAGTTGACAGTTTCAGACCCAAATCAAAATATTCCCCACGACAGCAAAAAAATTCTGCTGAGAATGGCTTTTTCAGTAGAAAGTCATTTAGAGATTTGGGATGCAGTGAATTTATGGTTCAATCTCTAAAGGGTTTGGGTTTACTTCGCCCAGCAGTTATTCAG GCCATGGCATTTACACCTGTGAATGAGGGGAAGAGCTGTATTATAGCAGATCAAAGTGGATCAGGGAAGACAATGGCATATCTTATACCTGTAATTCAGAGACTCAGGATAGAAGAACTCGAAGGACTTGGTAAGTCCTTTTCACAAAGTCCTCAAGTACTTGTAATGGTGCCAACGGCTGAGCTGGCTTCTCAG gttttaaaTAACTGCCGATCACTGTCAAAATTTGGGACTCCATTTCGGTCTATGGCTGCAACCGGGGGATTTTCTCAGAGAACTCAGCTGGAAAATTTAGAGCAAGGAACTGATGTTTTAATTGTCACACCTGGTCGATTCACCTTCTTAGTTAAAGAAGGACTCCTGAACCTATCAAATCTGAAATG TATTGTGTTGGATGAGGTAGATATATTGTTTAAGGATGAGGAATTTGAGGCTGCATTTCAAAGCTTGATGAATTCTTCACCTTTTGAAGCACAGTATCTGTTTGTAACAGCTACTTTACCAGTACCTGTGTACAACAAGCTTATTGAGATCTTTCCAGATTGTGAAGTGGTCATGGGACCTGGTATGCATCGCACAAGTGATCGACTTGAAGAG GTTATTGTAGATTGCAGTGGGGAAATTGGGGCAGATAGAACCCCAGACACGGCATTTGCAAATAAGAAATACGCTCTTCTGCAGCTCGTGGAGCAAAGTCCTGTTTCGAAGACAATTGTTTTTTGTAATAAG ATTGAGACATGTAGAAAAGTGGAGAATGCATTAAAACGTTTTGACAGAAAAGGAAACAGAGTTCGAGTTCTACCATTTCATTCGGCTCTAGCACAAGAAGCAAGGGTTGCAAACATGAAGGATTTCATGCAATTTCAACCTGGAGAGTGCTCTTCTTTTTTGGTTTGCACTGATAG AGCATCACGCGGCATCGATTTTAGTGGTGTGAATCATGTCGTACTCTTCGACTTTCCACGTGATCCAAGTGAATACGTGCGTCGTGTtggaagaacagcaagaggtgCTCTAGGAAAGGGTAAGGCATTTATCCTTGTGGTTGGAAAGCAAGTATCCCTTGCACAAAAGATTGTAGATAGAAACCAGAAAGGTCACCCGTTACATGACGTGCCATCTGCTTATGAGTTTATGAGTTAA
- the LOC136203310 gene encoding DEAD-box ATP-dependent RNA helicase 50 isoform X2 — translation MHRALTRKKFPKDAYRPAVEDESFDSSISSDTEPEFSQKEKTLPTFVSERIISAASPTQDCGEPTETRTGKHMKSYNPDVEHGEYDMSDHDIKPDKSQRFVSRRAGSDSSAPAASSHLRGWGNVGSVDSFRPKSKYSPRQQKNSAENGFFSRKSFRDLGCSEFMVQSLKGLGLLRPAVIQAMAFTPVNEGKSCIIADQSGSGKTMAYLIPVIQRLRIEELEGLGKSFSQSPQVLVMVPTAELASQVLNNCRSLSKFGTPFRSMAATGGFSQRTQLENLEQGTDVLIVTPGRFTFLVKEGLLNLSNLKCIVLDEVDILFKDEEFEAAFQSLMNSSPFEAQYLFVTATLPVPVYNKLIEIFPDCEVVMGPGMHRTSDRLEEVIVDCSGEIGADRTPDTAFANKKYALLQLVEQSPVSKTIVFCNKIETCRKVENALKRFDRKGNRVRVLPFHSALAQEARVANMKDFMQFQPGECSSFLVCTDRASRGIDFSGVNHVVLFDFPRDPSEYVRRVGRTARGALGKGKAFILVVGKQVSLAQKIVDRNQKGHPLHDVPSAYEFMS, via the exons ATGCATAGAGCATTGACGAGGAAAAAGTTTCCGAAAGATGCATATAGACCAGCCGTGGAAGATGAATCTTTTGATAGTTCTATCAGTTCAGATACTGAACCAGAGTTTTCTCAAAAAGAAAAGACTTTGCCTACCTTTGTATCTGAGCGAATAATTTCAGCAGCTTCACCAACACAAGATTGCGGAGAGCCAACAGAAACCAGGACAGGAAAGCACATGAAGAGTTACAATCCGGATGTAGAACATGGAGAATATGACATGTCAGATCATGATATTAAGCCAGATAAGTCTCAAAGATTTGTTTCCAGAAGGGCTGGATCAGACTCTTCAGCTCCTGCTGCCTCTTCCCACTTAAGAGGATGGGGTAATGTTGGCTCAGTTGACAGTTTCAGACCCAAATCAAAATATTCCCCACGACAGCAAAAAAATTCTGCTGAGAATGGCTTTTTCAGTAGAAAGTCATTTAGAGATTTGGGATGCAGTGAATTTATGGTTCAATCTCTAAAGGGTTTGGGTTTACTTCGCCCAGCAGTTATTCAG GCCATGGCATTTACACCTGTGAATGAGGGGAAGAGCTGTATTATAGCAGATCAAAGTGGATCAGGGAAGACAATGGCATATCTTATACCTGTAATTCAGAGACTCAGGATAGAAGAACTCGAAGGACTTGGTAAGTCCTTTTCACAAAGTCCTCAAGTACTTGTAATGGTGCCAACGGCTGAGCTGGCTTCTCAG gttttaaaTAACTGCCGATCACTGTCAAAATTTGGGACTCCATTTCGGTCTATGGCTGCAACCGGGGGATTTTCTCAGAGAACTCAGCTGGAAAATTTAGAGCAAGGAACTGATGTTTTAATTGTCACACCTGGTCGATTCACCTTCTTAGTTAAAGAAGGACTCCTGAACCTATCAAATCTGAAATG TATTGTGTTGGATGAGGTAGATATATTGTTTAAGGATGAGGAATTTGAGGCTGCATTTCAAAGCTTGATGAATTCTTCACCTTTTGAAGCACAGTATCTGTTTGTAACAGCTACTTTACCAGTACCTGTGTACAACAAGCTTATTGAGATCTTTCCAGATTGTGAAGTGGTCATGGGACCTGGTATGCATCGCACAAGTGATCGACTTGAAGAG GTTATTGTAGATTGCAGTGGGGAAATTGGGGCAGATAGAACCCCAGACACGGCATTTGCAAATAAGAAATACGCTCTTCTGCAGCTCGTGGAGCAAAGTCCTGTTTCGAAGACAATTGTTTTTTGTAATAAG ATTGAGACATGTAGAAAAGTGGAGAATGCATTAAAACGTTTTGACAGAAAAGGAAACAGAGTTCGAGTTCTACCATTTCATTCGGCTCTAGCACAAGAAGCAAGGGTTGCAAACATGAAGGATTTCATGCAATTTCAACCTGGAGAGTGCTCTTCTTTTTTGGTTTGCACTGATAG AGCATCACGCGGCATCGATTTTAGTGGTGTGAATCATGTCGTACTCTTCGACTTTCCACGTGATCCAAGTGAATACGTGCGTCGTGTtggaagaacagcaagaggtgCTCTAGGAAAGGGTAAGGCATTTATCCTTGTGGTTGGAAAGCAAGTATCCCTTGCACAAAAGATTGTAGATAGAAACCAGAAAGGTCACCCGTTACATGACGTGCCATCTGCTTATGAGTTTATGAGTTAA
- the LOC136203332 gene encoding probable glutathione S-transferase parC, with amino-acid sequence MQVIHEVTRKRHILTDIKRKRKMANKEEVLLLDFWVSPFSMKVKIALGEKGVSYVANEEDLFGGKSELLLKSNPIYQKVPVLLHNEKPVLESSLIVGYIDETWPTPALLPPCAYGRAQARFLADYVDKKLFDGIAGIWKNKGEAQEAGKKELIEILKVIEGGLGENNFYGGETFGYVDIITIPLFCWLLAAEKFSDFTLEAEFPKLSGWVKRCMERESVAKNIPDTDKVYEFLVMMRKMHGIE; translated from the exons ATGCAGGTCATCCATGAGGTTACCAGAAAACGACACATATTGACGGACATCAAAag AAAAAGGAAAATGGCAAATAAGGAAGAGGTGCTACTTCTAGATTTCTGGGTGAGTCCCTTCTCTATGAAGGTTAAAATTGCATTGGGTGAGAAAGGAGTGAGTTATGTTGCAAATGAGGAGGATTTATTTGGTGGAAAGAGTGAATTATTGCTTAAATCAAACCCAATTTACCAAAAAGTTCCAGTACTTTTGCACAATGAAAAGCCAGTGTTGGAATCAAGTCTAATTGTTGGATACATTGATGAGACATGGCCAACTCCTGCATTGCTTCCACCTTGTGCTTATGGACGTGCTCAAGCTCGTTTCTTGGCCGATTACGTCGACAAAAAG CTATTTGATGGCATTGCTGGGATATGGAAGAACAAAGGGGAGGCTCAAGAGGCAGGTAAGAAGGAGTTGATAGAGATATTGAAGGTGATAGAGGGAGGGCTCGGAGAGAATAATTTCTATGGAGGGGAAACATTTGGATATGTTGACATTATAACAATTCCTTTATTTTGTTGGCTTTTGGCTGCTGAAAAATTCAGTGACTTCACTCTTGAAGCTGAGTTCCCTAAGCTATCAGGTTGGGTTAAGAGGTGCATGGAAAGAGAGAGTGTGGCTAAGAACATTCCTGACACAGATAAGGTTTATGAGTTTCTTGTTATGATGAGGAAGATGCATGGAATCGAATAG